In Lentisphaerota bacterium, a genomic segment contains:
- a CDS encoding biotin--[acetyl-CoA-carboxylase] ligase produces the protein EMEAEAGRIRRVVCGIGVNLNQTTFPAELAPRATSLALESGTVIARARFVAELFGVFEPLYETWLREGFGALHPAFLTRHALDGRDVTVEQAGGVVSGRVTGLGPEGALLLKQADGGTVAILSGDVHLTRIA, from the coding sequence GTGAGATGGAGGCCGAGGCTGGCCGGATCAGGCGGGTCGTTTGCGGGATCGGCGTCAACCTCAACCAGACGACATTTCCCGCCGAACTGGCGCCACGCGCCACCTCACTCGCGCTGGAATCGGGCACGGTCATTGCGCGGGCGCGCTTCGTGGCCGAATTATTCGGGGTTTTCGAGCCGCTGTACGAGACATGGCTGCGAGAGGGTTTTGGCGCGTTGCACCCGGCGTTTCTGACGCGGCACGCCCTGGATGGCCGCGACGTGACGGTGGAGCAGGCGGGCGGCGTCGTCTCGGGTCGCGTGACGGGGCTTGGACCGGAGGGCGCCCTGCTGCTGAAGCAAGCGGATGGGGGAACCGTGGCGATCCTGTCGGGCGATGTTCACCTCACGCGCATCGCGTAG